GATGTCTCCCGCATCGCCATCCGCGGCGACAAGGCCGTCCAAGTTTGGGACGTGAACTCAAGAGAGGAAATCCTCCGCTACGACGAAGTTCGGGAAACGTCGGACCGTCATCACCTGGCCCTTTCCGCCAATGGCAAATACGTGGCCGCGCTGAACGCAACCGACTCCAACCGGGCCTTCACCGCCCGCGTGTGGGATGTGGACAACAAGGCGGTCGTGCTGGAAGTGGAAGGATGTCAACTCGCCGGGTTCAGCACCTTCTTCAGCCCCGACGGTTCGCTGCTCTTCATAGCGCGGCACTTTATGACCGAAGATCTGAAGCGAGAGCGCCTCTTCGAGGTCTACAGCATCCCCTCGGGCGAAGTGGAGGGCACCTACAAAATCCCCGCCGAGAGCGCGGTCTCCTACCACACGGGCGCCTTCAGTCCGGACAATTCGATCCTGGCCCTGGGCACGGAAGATCAACTGGAACTGTGGGACCCAGCGTCTCTCAAGTCGCCAAAGAGCACCTATTCGGATCTGCGCTTCTACTCGCCCGATCTGATCACCTTCAGCCCCGATGGCAAGTACCTGGCGGGCTGCACCAACGACGGACATCTGGTCGTGGTCGAGGCCGCAACGGCCAAGGAATACCGGCTGGAAAAAGCGCACGAAGATATCATCCGCAGCGTCCGCTTCAGCCCCGATGGCAAACGACTGGCCAGTGTCTCGGATGATCGTACCCTGCGCCTTTGGTCCGTGCCCGAACTGCGGCCCATCCGCACCTTCCGCGGCCATGACAATTCAATCTACACCCTGGGCTTCAGCGCGGACGGTCTCCGCCTGGCCACTTCTTCGCCCCAGGACAGCATCGCGAAGATCTGGGACCTTAGCGCCGACCTGGAATTTGCCCCGTCGGAAATTCCCGCGTTCGCCACCGTAACCTACCACGCTGGCACGGGGCTGGTAGCGGGCAGTGGTCAGACCGAAATCTTCGTGTGGGACGCGCGCACCGGACACCGACGCCACTCCCTGGCCGCCCACGGCGACCCCGCAAAAGCCATCGAATTCAACACCGCCGGTACGCTCCTCGCCTCCGCCGGTAGAGAGGGTGATGGCGATACCCTCCGCGTGTGGGATCTGGCAACGGGCGAATTGAAGTATACCGTGCCGACGGCCCAGACCAAGAGCGACGCCATCTGGTTTACGGCGGGCGATACGCAGATGCTGCTGAAGTCCGGCACGACCCTGGCGCGGGTGGACCTCGCTTCGGGGACCACCACGCCGCTCTTCGCCGAGGGTTCGCCTCTGGCGGGAAAAGCCTTCCAGATTGTGGAGGTGAACAACGCTGGCACACACCTCGCGGCAACGTTCAAGGCTGAGGCCGGGAACACGCAGACGGCCGTCTACGCGGCCCTCACGGGAGATGACGCGCCGGTGACCCTGGACATTCCGGACACGATTGGCGCGCGAGCCTTTTTCACCCCCACGGAGGGCGAGTTGCTTATCAGTCAGGTCGATCCGAAATCTGAGGGGGAAGGCGGTGGGCCCGGAATCGGATCGAGCAGCCTCAGCCGCTGGAAAGTCTCCGACAATTCCCGCACCGAACCGGTGCGCGCCCATGCCGACCGCGTCAACGCGCTCGCCTTTTCGCCGAGTGGCTCTCAGTTTGCCACAGCAAGCCAGGACGGGACCGCCGTCGTGTGGAAAAGTAGTGATCTGACTCCGTCGGCCACGCTTCGGGGACACTCGGGCGCCGTGCAGGCGGTCGCCTTCAGCCCGGACGGCAACCGCGTTGTAACCGGGGGTTTTGACAGGACCTTCAAAATCTTTGACGTGACCACCGGTGTGCAGATATTGACCCTGAACAATGCGGGCGTAACGGCGAACATCCAGGTGGGCCAGCCCCAGCAGATCGCCTTCAGCGCCGACGGACTGCAACTGGCCACCATCACGAAACCGCCGGTCTCCCCCATGATTTTGCACGCATTCTCCACGAACATGGCGGACTACCCGACCGTCGAGGGGAAAACGACTGACGCGGAGTCGAATTCCGCCGCAACCGACGCCAAGTTGGATTCGGCGCTGAGTTCAACCGACATCACGATTCGCACGGCTGCGGAAAGCGCGATAGAGACCGCGCAACTCGAAAAACAAATGGAAGCCTATAAGCGCCAATACTGGCGCAAGTAGTGGCCTCACGGGGCCGCATGGACACAGCCGGGGCGTGCGCCGCGGCGCAAGGAGGATTACCCCATGATTAAGGATCGAATGGTACGCGTGAAGCTCAAGAAGAGCTTCCACGAGCAGCGCCCCCTGTCGTATGTGGGCAAGGTTACCGCGTTCAACGACTACTGGGTCGCCATGGAGGCCACGGGCATCATGGTGGCGCGCAACCAGCCAAACAATATCCAGATCGACAAGCACAGGAACGCGGCGATCATCCCGCGCGACAACATTGAATCCATCATAATCCTGCCCGACAATTTCGACGTGAAGAATATTAAAATCACGACCGAGGGGCAGCAGATGCAGATGGTGGTGCCTGGCGCCGCGAACGTGTACATTGGCGAGATGGGCGAAGGCTGAGCCTTCGGGCCCGGCAGACCGGAGGATTGTTACCCCATGAAGCGAATCTTGAATCAACCGATCGCCCGCGTCGCATGCGCTTTGCTGGTGACCCTGTACCTCGGCGGCTGCGGGGAGTCCGTGATGGAGGAAGTCACGGAGACCGCAATCGAGGCCGGCATGCCCGATGGCTCCAATGTGGAAATTAACAAGGACGGGGGCAATATCAAGATTGATACCCCCGATGGTTCGGTAAACATGCAGACGGGTGAGTCGGTGGCCCTGCCGGCGAACTTCCCCCCGGACCTGCCCGTGCCGGAAGGCATCACCTGGCAGATGGTCCAGTCCTCGCAGGCGGACGGAAAGGACATGCTCATTGTCCAGGGCTCCGTCCCGTCACCTCTGGACACCGTGGCCTCCTCGGTGCGGGCGAAACTGGCGGAACAGAGCTGGGAAACCGTGAGTACCTTCAGTGAGGCGGGCAAGATGGAGATGCTCTCCTTCAAGAAGGGTGAACGCGTGTTGAGCGTGTCCATCTCGACGGACGGCGATGCGACCCAGGTGTTGTATTCCGTGCAGTAGGGTTTGATTTTGATAACGCCGCCCCGTGGCTGTCACGGGGCGGCTTTTTTGTTTATGGGTCTTATGGGTCTTATGGGTCTTATGGGACTTATGGGACTTATGGGACTTATCGGTTCTATGGGTCCTTTGGGTCCTATGGGTCCTATGGGTCCTTTGGGTGTTATTGTCCCTGATCGGCTGTGCCCATTCGTTATAGAGGAAACCCCTGGCGGGCTTGGGGTATTACACCTCGATAGCCTCGGTGTCGGCGGCGCGCATCCGCCCGTCGGCAACCTTGCCGAGCCTGACATAGAGGCCGAGGCCATGTGTATATACCAGAAAGTACTGCGGCGTATGCGGTGGCAGAATATGCATGGGCCGGGTATGAGCAGTTCAGAATAACCTTTTTAGAAAGTAAGTGAATACCATGTTAGCCGTACAGAAAGACACCCGAAGATTCACTCGTATCGCCTTTAGCCTGCCGGTCCGGTTCCACGATGGAACGGGAACGTTGAGTGAGGCGACCGTAACCAACGTGAGCTATGGCGGGCTTACCATGACGCTGGGCCGCTATCTCAAGCCCCAGACCGTCGTACGTATCCCCGTGTCCCTGGGCGACCGGCAGATCTCCTTTCCCGCCACGGTGGCGTGGTGCCTGCCCGATCCAAGCAGCGAGACGTTTCGCGCGGGTCTCCACGCCGATCACGGCGGGAAGCACACGATGGCCATCCTGTCGAGCTGGGTGCTTGACGCCTTCAAGGAAGACGCCGGAGATTTCGAATAGGGTCGGCCTTGCGCAGCCCGGATAACAAACGCCCGGCCGCCTCGCAGTGAGGCGACCGGGCGATTTCTTTGAACACAGGCGTGGCGCGGTTCAGGCGCTACCGGCAACGGGATTGGTGCTTAACTGGGCGATCTCGCCGCCGGACTCGAAGTCCCACAGGACCACACTGCCCGTCCAGGTGCCGCCGACGACCTTCTTGTTCTGGCCAAAACAGGCGGCGTAGACCCAGTCGCCGGGCCCGGCGAAGGATTTCTGCTCTTTGCCGTCCTGCGACCAGACTTTGGTGGTCTGGTCGGCGCCGGCGGTAATGATCAGGCCATCGGCGTTGATGTCCACATAGAGCGCGGCCTTGGAATGGGCCGCGAAGCTGCGGATGCGGGTGTATTTCCACGTGTCCCAGAGCTGCACCGTGCCATCGTCGCCTACGGAGGCCATGATCGCGGAATCGGCGGTGTAGGCCAGGGCGTTGATCCCGCCTTCATGGCCGCGGAGCTGTTCCACTTCGCGCCCGTTGGCCGCCTGCCACACGTACATGCCGCCCGCCCGATCCGCGGTCGTAAGAATCTCGCCATCGGGCGTGAACTTCACGGCCTGGATCCAGTCGTTGTGCTTCTCCATGGCGAAGAGCTCTTCGCGCGTTTCGGTGGAATAGACGCGCACCTTCTTATTCGGGCCGCCCAGCGCAATCATCCGGTGATCCGGGCTGATGTCCGCCGCGAGCACGGTGTCGTAGTACTCGCCGTAGGTGCCGACGCGTTCGCCGGTCTTAATGTTCCACAGCACGGCGATGCCCGTGTCACCCTCTTGACCACCGGCGGCGAGCAGCATCTCGCCGTTGACGCTGAAAGTCAGGGTAAAAACGTCACCTTCCGGGAAGGGCAGCGCGCCCAGCAAGGCGTTGGTGTCGGTCTGGTAGAGAAGGACCTGGCGATCACCCCCCACCGCCATCAGGGGCGAGCGGGGGCTCGTGTCCACGGCCCGGGCCACCACACCGCGACCAGGCAGGGCATGGGGCGCGGCCAGGGCCACTTCGGGCATGGGCGGAGGGCCGTCGAAACTCGCGGCCACGAAGGCCTCGCCCGCCGCCTTGGCTTCTTCTTTCTTCGCCATGCGCTTGGCCGTGCCGTCGGCGGGTGCGCCATCGGCAATCCACTTGCGCAGCACTTCGATCTGCTCGGGGGTAAGGGGATCGCCGGAAGGCGGCATGATCGGCTCTTCGGACTGCATGACCAGGTTGATCAGGCGGCTGGCGCCGGGATCTCCCGCCGTCAAGATGGGGCCGGAACTACCGCCAGCCATGGTGGTGGCGTGGGATGCGAGGTTGAGCCCGCCCTTGGAGGTATCGGCGTTGTGGCATTTGAAACAGCGGGCTTCCAGAATGGGTTTGACGTGCTCCGCGTAGCTCGTCACGGGGGAGGTGTCCTCCGCGGGCGCGGCGGCCATCATGGCCTCGCCTTCGGCCGGTGCCGGGGCGGGCGCGGGGGCTGCGGCCATGGCCTCGGTCGGCGCGGCGGCGGGGTCCATATTGAACTTATCGGCCAGGGCCTTGGCCTGCACCAGAATGGCGTTGACGCGCGACTCCAGATCGGCCGCCTGGGCGGTGAGCGCTTCGGATTTCTTGCGCAGTTCGGCGGCTTCCTGGTCCTGCTGGGCCGAGGTGGCCTTCATGGCCTGAATGTAGTTGGCCAGGGCGGCGGGATCCTGCGCGAGCAGTTGATCCAGCACGGCGTCAATGGACGGGGCCGCTTCCTGGGCGCGGGCGGCGGGTACGGAAACCAGGGACAGCGCGGCGCAAAGCACCAGGCGGAGCCCCAGGTTTAGTCGCGTGATTTTCATCGGTACATCCTGTTCATTACATCGTTCAAGGTCGAAGATTCCTGAAAGAATTCAGCGTCAGCCCGCCGGGGCCGCTTCCGGCGCCGGGGCGGGCGCCGCTTCCGCCGCGGGTGCGGGCGCGGCCTCCGCAGGGGCCGGGGCCATCGCCTGGGCCAGGGTGCCGATGAATTTCTCAATGGTCTCGACGCGCGTCTTCACGGCGGCGGATTGGGCTTCGAGCTCCGCCGCACGGGCCGTAGCGGCTTCCGCCTCAGCCTTCAGCGCGCCGATCTGGGCCTTGAGCTGCTCCACATGGGCAATCAACTGGTCCGGCCCGATTTTGGCCAGATCGGCGAGGACCGTTTCCACGCTGGGCGCGGGCGGCGCCGCGGCTTCGGGAGCCGGAGCCGCTTCCGGCGCGGGTGCGGGCGCCGGCGCGGCGGCGTCTTCCGCCATCACGGGCAGGACCATCAGGCCGAGGCCGAGGGCCGCAATCGCGATATATCGTGTCTTCATTGCGTGTACTCCTTAAAATCAGTCGGGACATTTCCCAACAAGCATCAACCTGATTCAGGCTCAGTTACGGTCACCCAAGCTCTTCGGAATTCGAAGATTCATGGGTTTCGGTCGGCCCTAGTGATTAAAGATAAATTCCTTCGAGTTCAACATGCTCCAGAACACGTCTTCCAGGGCTTCGCGCTTGTTCTCGGCATTGCCCACGTAGGTATTCAGCGTGGCCTTTTCCTCTTCCGTGGGGGTGCGGGATACCGCCGCCATGTAGAGCTTGTCGATAATCTGGTCCGGGGGCGTTTCCGCCGCCAGCAGAGAATCCAGCAAGCCGCCCTGACCCTTGATGGCGCTGTTGATGGTATCGCCATTGATCAGGTGAAGGGACTGGGCCAGATTGGGTTCGCCGCGACGCTCGCAGGTGCACACGGTCTCGCGCAGCGGCCGGCCGAATACTTCGAGGAAGTACACGCCGCTGTTGCCGCCGGCAACCTGGACGGCGCGGGCGCCCTTGGGCAGATTGGCGAACTTCACATCATTTCCGGTGACCTTTACGATGGCGTCCAGCATCTGCTCGGAAGTCAAACGGCGCACCTGCGCGTGGGAGAAATTCCGGGCGTCATTGTTTTCCGGCTCACGGGGCTGGGTGGACATCTGGTAGGTGTAGGAGTTGCAGATGTCGCGCACCAACTGGCGGAGATCGTACTTGTAGGCGATCATCTTTGTGCCGAGCTCTTCCAGGAGCTTCGGGTTCGTCGGCGGGTTGGTCACGCGCACGTCGTCCGGTGGATCGATGATGCCCGCGCCGAGGAAATGGGCCCACACGCGGTTTGCGAGATTCTTGGCGAACCAGGGATTCTCGGGCGAGGTGATCCACTCGGCCAGCACGGCGCGTCGGTCGCGACCGGCGATGTCGGGCACGGCGCCGCCGAGGAACTTGGGCGCCATGTTCTGCTTCGTGTTCAGGTGCTGCACTTCGCCGCCGCCCCGGTTGAAGATGATGGATTCCCGGGGATCGCTGGAAGCCTTCCGGCCCACCTGCGCGAAGAAGGCGGAGAAGGAATAGTAGTCGTCCATGGTCCACCGTTCGAAGGGGTGGTTATGGCACTGGGCGCACTTGAGCTGGATGCCCAGGAAGACCTGGGAAACGTTTTCCGCGATTACGAGGGGATCCTGCTCGATGACGTAGAAATTGGCGGCGGGATTGGTGAAATTACCGCCTTCGGCGCTGAGCAGTTCGCGGACGAGCTCGTCCATTGGCGTGTTCGACATGATGGCCTGGCGCAGCCAGTCGTTGTAGCGGTGCATGCCTTTCCGGTCGAGCACGTTGGGGATCTCGGCTACCCGCAACACTTCGGCCCACTTCATGGCCCAGAGCTCTGAGAATTCAGGGCGTTCCAGCAGGGTATCGATCAACTTTGCCCGTTTCGCGGGGTCGGCATCGGCGAGGAACGCCTGGGTCTCGTCCAGCGTGGGAATCGTACCGAGGATATCGACATAGGCCCGACGCACAAAGACTTCATCGCTGCAAAGTTCCGCCGGGGGAATGCGGAGCTTCTTGAGCTTATCAAAGACGAAGGTGTCCACGTAGTTGTGCTCGGCCACGTCGGGCCAGTTCACCGTGGCGCCCTGATCGACCACGATGGCCTTGGACACGACGGCGAAGGTGCCGTAGCGCGCCATGACGTAGACCTCGCCCTTGTTTCCGGCCGTGGAGAGACCGGCGGGATTCACCGCGAGGGTGAGTTCGTCGCTGGAGCTGATGACGGCGGAATCCGTGACGTCGCGGGTGGAGCCGTCGTTGTAGTCGGCCATGACCACGAAGCGCTGATTGGATCCGGCGCCTTCGAGCACGGCCTCACTGGGGTAGATTTGGATGTTGGCCAGCTTTGGCAGTTCCTGGGGATCGGGCAGAGTGCCTTCTTTGATCCACTGGAGCATGGGCTCGTAAAGGCCGTCGCCCGGCTTGATGGCCGTGCCGCCTTCATGATCCACCGCGCCCATGGGCTTGAGGAGCATGAGGCTTTCTTCAGGCAGCGCGGCGTTGATACGGCGGCTGCTCTGGGCGCGGGTCAGGCTGATGTAATCGTATTGGGGATCGAAGCCGAAAAGGCTCAGGCGGAATCCGTTCTTGCCGGAGGCGCTGCCGTGGCAGCCGCCGGAGTTGCAGCCGGCGCGCATGAGCGCCGGCATGACATCGTTTCCGAAGGTGGTCGCGGGAACAAGCGCGGCATTCTTGACCTTTACCGGCACCTGCACGCTCTGGTCACCGTGGGTCACGGTGATGGTCGTCTCGCCATCGCCGAGGGCCCGCAGCTTGAGGTTTTCACCCCAGGCCGCGATATTCTCCGCGCCGAAGGTGACCTGAATCTGGGGGGTCACGTCCAGAGTCACGCCGTCGGGCCGTGTCACCACGGCAACAAGTCGCTCGAAATCGTGGGCGTTGTCCAGCGAAACCTGGCTGGGATACACCGCCAACTGCTGGGCCGCCGCCGCCAGGGGCATCGCGAAGGCCGCGCCGCACCAGAGGATCCAATTCTTGCGCATCATATCCATTCGATTCCTGTCTGATTTTTCACTACCGTACTGAATTTCATGACCGCGTGCTTCGCCGATCACGTGGCCGGGAAGCGCGTCTTTCGCACGGGGGCGGCCGGTGCGCCTTCAACGGGCGGGGGTGGCGGCGGTGCGGCGGCCTGGAGTGTGGCGGGCAGTGGCTCATAGACCTTCAGGGCTCCGGCCCCGCCGCGGTGAATCACTTCACCCGCGCCGTTGTTGATGATGGTATCCACCAGAAGCCCTTCAAATTTTCCGACGGGCGCTTCGGGGGTAACGTTGATGGTGAACTTGAGTTCGGTCGTGTCTTTGGTAAAGGGCAGCGGATCCACCGTGATGCCGTTGGGCAGGCCAAGAATCTGCGCCTGGAAGGTGCCCTCGTAGGGCACTTTCTGCTCGACGGTCACAATCATCTCCACGGGCTTGCCTTTTTCCGTCTCCACGGAGGCTACGTTGAAGTTCACCCAGGGGTCCTGCACTTCCACGGGCGCGGGCGCCGTGCACAACTCGTATCCGCCACCGACGGCCGCCACGAAGAGTTCGTGGACCTGGATCGCCGTGCCGGGGCGCACTTCAAGCCGGATCTGGGTCTCGGTCTGGTCCGGAGCAATCTGGGCGGTGCCGCCGCCCATGCCGCCGGGCAGCCAGGGGAAGCGCAGGTCGATGGGACCATTGAATCCCTCGGCCCGCGTGGCCTTGACCGTGAGCATGCGGTAGGTGTTGATAACGGTGGGGACCGGCGGCGGAACCAGCTCCACGCTGAAGGGGGCGGGCTCGCTCACCGCGACGGCGAGTTTGTCCACCATGCGACCAAAGAAGGTCGTGTCGTTGTTGCCCTGAATCAAGCGCACTTCCTGCTCCAGTCCGCCATTGAGGGTACTGCCCTCCTGCTGGAGCGTTCCGCGCACATCCACGAGGGAACCGGCGGTCGCCGCTTCGGGGGTGGCGTGTAGAATGATGGGGAGCAGCGATTGGCCCGCGGGAATGACGGGCGTGCTGGCGGTGACGCCCTCGGGCAGCCCGAGCAACTCCACCTTGATGGGGCCGTCGAAGTCCTGCCGGGACACGTTGGCCAGGAGATAGGCGTGGTTGTTTTTCGGGACAACGGAGCTGACCGGTCGATTTTCCAGGAGACTCAAGGTCAGCGCGGGCTCCACGGCGGTGGCTTCGATCCGATAGGAGAAGGTGTCGCCGCCACGGTTCAAGTGATCGCGCACGGAGACCAGATAGGCGCCATCGGCGGGCAGGGTAACGCGCACCTTGCTGTCCACGGCGGCCGCGTCATCATCCGCGGCGAGGGTGCCCCCGTCGGGGTTGTGTACCACGAGGACACTGTCCAGGGGAGAGCCCAGGGCGCGCGCCCAGGTGCGTACGTCCAGCACTTGACCGGCCTTGCCGTCGAACTTGAAGAAGTCCACATCGCCTTCGGCGCCGATGACGCCGTCAAAAGCCCCGGCGGCTGTGCCGGGGGTGGCCTCGGCCACGGCGTTGTTCGGCTCGACTTCCACCACCCCCGGGAGGGTGGTCGCCCTGAAGGGCAGGCTGGTGGGGGCGATGCCGGCCTCCGTCATGGCGGCAAGCTGGATCACGCCATGGGTGTTTTCAGGCACTTTGACGGTCTGGGGCGCCGTTCCCGAATCACCCAGCCAGGTAAGCTGCACTTCGGAGCCGGGCGCGCCGCCCAGCGGGGAAACGGCGAGGGGCCGGGGAAATTGGCCTATGTGGAGCCGGTAATAGAAATTGCCGCCGCCGCC
Above is a window of Candidatus Hydrogenedentota bacterium DNA encoding:
- a CDS encoding pre-peptidase C-terminal domain-containing protein, which translates into the protein MRKHQFHILAILGSILFSFVAGAIAPNLVTIMPRGIPRGAETEVTLVGDSLADAVDILFHDTGIEMVSITPQEDGKAAKAVLRVAPDCPVGSHGIRVRTKTGVSILKVISVGALKEIQEAEPNNKPEESADIAMGTTINGVVTSEDVDYFAVTLNPGDRIAVEVEALRLGDTLFDPKLRLFGPEGHERVSADDTQLFKQDAGFVYTSTETGKHQIVVSEAAYGGGGNFYYRLHIGQFPRPLAVSPLGGAPGSEVQLTWLGDSGTAPQTVKVPENTHGVIQLAAMTEAGIAPTSLPFRATTLPGVVEVEPNNAVAEATPGTAAGAFDGVIGAEGDVDFFKFDGKAGQVLDVRTWARALGSPLDSVLVVHNPDGGTLAADDDAAAVDSKVRVTLPADGAYLVSVRDHLNRGGDTFSYRIEATAVEPALTLSLLENRPVSSVVPKNNHAYLLANVSRQDFDGPIKVELLGLPEGVTASTPVIPAGQSLLPIILHATPEAATAGSLVDVRGTLQQEGSTLNGGLEQEVRLIQGNNDTTFFGRMVDKLAVAVSEPAPFSVELVPPPVPTVINTYRMLTVKATRAEGFNGPIDLRFPWLPGGMGGGTAQIAPDQTETQIRLEVRPGTAIQVHELFVAAVGGGYELCTAPAPVEVQDPWVNFNVASVETEKGKPVEMIVTVEQKVPYEGTFQAQILGLPNGITVDPLPFTKDTTELKFTINVTPEAPVGKFEGLLVDTIINNGAGEVIHRGGAGALKVYEPLPATLQAAAPPPPPPVEGAPAAPVRKTRFPAT
- a CDS encoding protein kinase; protein product: MKKDRNLLFGMLAVSMKKVRPDKLAELARQTQSGEEGDLGQSLVDAGLISRADKEQLDSLVEMSLKEHDGDASATIQDFGKNPEKITTMVDSLDDFLDAFDRNAAKQAGASRGETPPDSLLGDVATDGSATANLPVELDSLLEPGDVARTRITHSGNTGDRGSVGDIARGDAPDSFFESLGSPATQIMSPVQAAAELDESQIVPAVAEHRGRYETIREFAKGGMGQITLVHDTHLGRDVALKQLLQRNILPETRPGAPTTAILTIPIIARFLQEARITGQLEHPSIIPVYELGYRADGSLYYTMKLIRGQSMHDFLKDAKDIRDRMTLLPHFLNLCQAISYAHSRGVIHRDLKPMNIMIGEFGETVLIDWGIAKVKGEDDIHAKGMQETFHAMRVSSTEATAKTMYGQTIGSPYFMPAEQAMGRTDLIDERSDIYSLGAVLYVILTGQMPYAGNNVREFMGKVGQMEPRPVRELEPMAPPELAAVVKRAMALVPENRYQSAKELTSEIEKFISGGQVSAYDYSMVEIAKRYYKKHKTRINTLAGAAVVLLALGVWSYFSIRAQKNIAQANEIEAKRQEGIAKENEAEAVKQTEIAVSEKERAQQQLYYANIANTKFNINEQQMAKARELLASCEPASLRQWEWGHLQAETHADLMTLNRGGRFTAFTADGAGLLTATPRGTLSLHDVATGEILHEFVNRAGNGTAVAASADVSRIAIRGDKAVQVWDVNSREEILRYDEVRETSDRHHLALSANGKYVAALNATDSNRAFTARVWDVDNKAVVLEVEGCQLAGFSTFFSPDGSLLFIARHFMTEDLKRERLFEVYSIPSGEVEGTYKIPAESAVSYHTGAFSPDNSILALGTEDQLELWDPASLKSPKSTYSDLRFYSPDLITFSPDGKYLAGCTNDGHLVVVEAATAKEYRLEKAHEDIIRSVRFSPDGKRLASVSDDRTLRLWSVPELRPIRTFRGHDNSIYTLGFSADGLRLATSSPQDSIAKIWDLSADLEFAPSEIPAFATVTYHAGTGLVAGSGQTEIFVWDARTGHRRHSLAAHGDPAKAIEFNTAGTLLASAGREGDGDTLRVWDLATGELKYTVPTAQTKSDAIWFTAGDTQMLLKSGTTLARVDLASGTTTPLFAEGSPLAGKAFQIVEVNNAGTHLAATFKAEAGNTQTAVYAALTGDDAPVTLDIPDTIGARAFFTPTEGELLISQVDPKSEGEGGGPGIGSSSLSRWKVSDNSRTEPVRAHADRVNALAFSPSGSQFATASQDGTAVVWKSSDLTPSATLRGHSGAVQAVAFSPDGNRVVTGGFDRTFKIFDVTTGVQILTLNNAGVTANIQVGQPQQIAFSADGLQLATITKPPVSPMILHAFSTNMADYPTVEGKTTDAESNSAATDAKLDSALSSTDITIRTAAESAIETAQLEKQMEAYKRQYWRK
- a CDS encoding DUF1549 domain-containing protein, with amino-acid sequence MRKNWILWCGAAFAMPLAAAAQQLAVYPSQVSLDNAHDFERLVAVVTRPDGVTLDVTPQIQVTFGAENIAAWGENLKLRALGDGETTITVTHGDQSVQVPVKVKNAALVPATTFGNDVMPALMRAGCNSGGCHGSASGKNGFRLSLFGFDPQYDYISLTRAQSSRRINAALPEESLMLLKPMGAVDHEGGTAIKPGDGLYEPMLQWIKEGTLPDPQELPKLANIQIYPSEAVLEGAGSNQRFVVMADYNDGSTRDVTDSAVISSSDELTLAVNPAGLSTAGNKGEVYVMARYGTFAVVSKAIVVDQGATVNWPDVAEHNYVDTFVFDKLKKLRIPPAELCSDEVFVRRAYVDILGTIPTLDETQAFLADADPAKRAKLIDTLLERPEFSELWAMKWAEVLRVAEIPNVLDRKGMHRYNDWLRQAIMSNTPMDELVRELLSAEGGNFTNPAANFYVIEQDPLVIAENVSQVFLGIQLKCAQCHNHPFERWTMDDYYSFSAFFAQVGRKASSDPRESIIFNRGGGEVQHLNTKQNMAPKFLGGAVPDIAGRDRRAVLAEWITSPENPWFAKNLANRVWAHFLGAGIIDPPDDVRVTNPPTNPKLLEELGTKMIAYKYDLRQLVRDICNSYTYQMSTQPREPENNDARNFSHAQVRRLTSEQMLDAIVKVTGNDVKFANLPKGARAVQVAGGNSGVYFLEVFGRPLRETVCTCERRGEPNLAQSLHLINGDTINSAIKGQGGLLDSLLAAETPPDQIIDKLYMAAVSRTPTEEEKATLNTYVGNAENKREALEDVFWSMLNSKEFIFNH
- a CDS encoding PilZ domain-containing protein, which codes for MLAVQKDTRRFTRIAFSLPVRFHDGTGTLSEATVTNVSYGGLTMTLGRYLKPQTVVRIPVSLGDRQISFPATVAWCLPDPSSETFRAGLHADHGGKHTMAILSSWVLDAFKEDAGDFE